A region from the Microcella frigidaquae genome encodes:
- a CDS encoding FadR/GntR family transcriptional regulator has product MTSDGGRTAGEAAVQPAVELAVAALESLAQEALSRPVRSGNAFEETLARLLQLIRLGIVAPGEALAPERELAARFEVSRDTVREAIRSLADAGYLESRRGRYGGTFVCDPLPSGPPAPGEPGPSLTADELDDILTLRAVLEVGAARAAASRALTAAERESLNARLVELRAAAPADYRRLDSRLHLTLAELSGSPSLVSLVAENRMVVNGLLDRIPLIAPNIAHSDEQHGQIVWAVLVGDADRAAALMAEHLEGSESLLRAFLS; this is encoded by the coding sequence ATGACGAGCGACGGCGGGCGGACGGCGGGGGAGGCCGCCGTGCAGCCCGCCGTCGAGCTCGCAGTCGCCGCTCTCGAGTCGCTCGCGCAGGAGGCGCTGTCACGCCCGGTGCGCAGCGGCAACGCCTTCGAGGAGACCCTCGCCCGCCTGCTCCAGCTGATCCGGCTCGGCATCGTCGCGCCAGGGGAGGCCCTCGCCCCGGAGCGCGAGCTCGCCGCCCGGTTCGAGGTCAGCCGCGACACCGTCCGCGAGGCGATCCGCTCGCTCGCCGACGCCGGGTATCTCGAGTCGCGGCGGGGTCGCTACGGCGGCACCTTCGTGTGCGACCCGCTGCCAAGCGGCCCGCCGGCCCCGGGCGAGCCCGGTCCCTCGCTCACCGCCGACGAGCTCGACGACATCCTCACCCTGCGCGCGGTGCTCGAGGTCGGCGCGGCGCGCGCCGCCGCATCCCGTGCCCTCACCGCCGCCGAGCGCGAGAGCCTCAACGCCCGCCTGGTCGAGCTGCGGGCCGCCGCACCCGCCGACTACCGCCGCCTCGACTCGCGGCTGCACCTCACTCTCGCCGAGCTCTCCGGCAGCCCGAGCCTGGTGTCGCTCGTGGCGGAGAACCGCATGGTCGTCAACGGGCTGCTCGATCGGATCCCGCTCATCGCGCCCAACATCGCGCACTCCGACGAGCAGCACGGTCAGATCGTCTGGGCGGTGCTCGTCGGCGACGCCGACCGGGCCGCCGCGCTCATGGCCGAGCACCTCGAGGGCTCGGAGTCGCTGCTGCGCGCCTTCCTCAGCTGA
- a CDS encoding Na+/H+ antiporter subunit E: MTALTVTTRGGRGARVRVSLRQKLPLLVALVLLWMMLWGSTTPLTILTGIIVALVVTSTFSLPPVQLSGRFNPFWFAVFVARVLGEMVVASFQVAIIAIGRRSRHRGALVKVDLHTESDFILTGTALAVSIVPGSVVVEVDRDRTVLYVHSLGVSTPEQVERARHHVLSLERALLRAWGSRDEWEAVRA; encoded by the coding sequence ATGACCGCGCTGACGGTGACGACCCGCGGCGGCCGCGGCGCGCGCGTCCGTGTCTCGCTGCGTCAGAAGCTTCCCCTGCTCGTCGCTCTCGTGCTGCTCTGGATGATGCTCTGGGGCTCGACGACACCCCTGACGATCCTCACCGGCATCATCGTCGCGCTCGTCGTCACGAGCACCTTCTCGCTACCGCCCGTGCAGCTGTCGGGCCGCTTCAACCCGTTCTGGTTCGCGGTCTTCGTGGCGCGCGTGCTCGGAGAGATGGTCGTGGCCTCGTTCCAGGTCGCCATCATCGCGATCGGCCGCCGGTCGCGGCACCGCGGCGCCCTCGTCAAGGTCGACCTGCACACCGAGAGCGACTTCATCCTGACCGGCACCGCGCTCGCCGTCTCGATCGTGCCCGGCTCGGTCGTCGTCGAGGTCGACCGCGACCGCACCGTGCTCTACGTCCACAGCCTCGGCGTCAGCACGCCCGAGCAGGTCGAGCGCGCCCGCCACCACGTGCTCAGCCTCGAGCGGGCGCTGCTGCGGGCCTGGGGCTCGCGCGACGAGTGGGAGGCGGTGCGCGCATGA
- a CDS encoding aldehyde dehydrogenase family protein codes for MSETTLINPADETVIGTVRHTTLEEVDAAVERAIVAQRDWAALAPVDRARALRRFAAVVDAHIDELAELEVRNSGHPIGAARWEAGNVRDVLDYYSGAPERLIGQQIPVAGGMDVTFHEPLGVVGVIVPWNFPMPIAGWGFAPALAAGNAVLLKPADWTPLTAIRLGELAREAGLPEHLFQVLPGRGSVVGERFVTHPAVRKVVFTGSTEVGKHVMAGCAAQVKPVTLELGGKSANIVFADADLEAAAASAPGSVFDNAGQDCCARSRLLVERSVLDRFLELLEPAVQGFRVGDPRQADVDMGPLVSKGHFESVRTFLDGSVPVAFQGTAPEGPGYWMAPTVLLPNRTDRVATDEIFGPVVSVLPFDDEADAIALANDSIFGLSGSIFTRDLGRAIRVSRGVESGTISVNSHSSVRYATPFGGFKQSGLGRELGPDAPLAFTETKNVFFSHA; via the coding sequence ATGAGCGAGACCACCCTCATCAACCCCGCCGACGAGACCGTCATCGGTACCGTTCGGCACACGACGCTCGAGGAGGTGGATGCCGCCGTCGAGCGCGCGATCGTCGCCCAGCGCGACTGGGCCGCCCTCGCGCCGGTCGACCGCGCCCGCGCGCTGCGCCGCTTCGCCGCCGTCGTCGACGCGCACATCGACGAGCTCGCCGAGCTGGAGGTGCGCAACTCGGGCCACCCGATCGGCGCCGCCCGCTGGGAGGCGGGCAACGTGCGCGACGTGCTCGACTACTACAGCGGCGCGCCCGAGCGGCTGATCGGCCAGCAGATCCCCGTCGCCGGCGGCATGGACGTCACCTTCCACGAGCCCCTCGGCGTCGTCGGGGTCATCGTCCCGTGGAACTTCCCGATGCCGATCGCCGGCTGGGGCTTCGCGCCGGCGCTCGCCGCGGGCAACGCCGTGCTGCTGAAGCCCGCCGACTGGACGCCCCTGACGGCGATCCGGCTCGGCGAGCTCGCCCGCGAGGCGGGCCTGCCCGAGCACCTCTTCCAGGTGCTGCCCGGCCGCGGCTCGGTCGTCGGCGAGCGGTTCGTCACCCACCCGGCCGTGCGCAAGGTCGTCTTCACCGGGTCCACCGAGGTGGGCAAGCACGTGATGGCCGGATGCGCCGCCCAGGTCAAGCCGGTCACCCTCGAGCTCGGCGGCAAGAGCGCGAACATCGTCTTCGCCGACGCCGACCTCGAGGCCGCGGCCGCGAGCGCACCCGGCTCGGTGTTCGACAACGCGGGCCAGGACTGCTGCGCGCGCTCGCGCCTGCTCGTCGAGCGCAGCGTGCTCGACCGTTTCCTCGAGCTGCTCGAGCCGGCGGTGCAGGGCTTCCGGGTCGGCGACCCGCGCCAGGCCGACGTCGACATGGGGCCGCTGGTCTCGAAGGGCCACTTCGAGTCGGTGCGCACCTTCCTCGACGGCTCGGTGCCGGTCGCCTTCCAGGGCACCGCGCCCGAGGGCCCCGGCTACTGGATGGCGCCGACCGTGCTGCTGCCGAACCGCACCGACCGGGTCGCGACCGACGAGATCTTCGGGCCGGTCGTCTCGGTGCTGCCCTTCGACGACGAGGCCGACGCCATCGCGCTGGCCAACGACTCGATCTTCGGCCTGTCGGGCTCGATCTTTACGCGCGACCTCGGCCGCGCCATCCGCGTGTCGCGCGGGGTCGAGAGCGGCACGATCAGCGTGAACTCGCACTCGTCGGTGCGGTACGCAACGCCCTTCGGCGGGTTCAAGCAGTCGGGGCTCGGGCGCGAGCTCGGCCCGGATGCTCCGCTCGCCTTCACCGAGACCAAGAACGTCTTCTTCTCCCACGCCTGA
- a CDS encoding alpha,alpha-trehalose-phosphate synthase (UDP-forming): MTEPQLYDLVVVANRLPVDRQTAADGSIVWARSPGGLVTALEPVMAAAEGAWVGWVGAPDTAPEPFDVDGIRLVPVPLSAAEIELYYEGFSNDTLWPLYHDVIAEPSFHREWWDAYTTVNQRFADAAARIAAPSATVWVHDYQLQLVPRMLREARPDLTIGYFHHIPFPPYGIYAQLPWRRQVVEGLLGADVIGFQRVADAGNFSRAVRRLLGFAAKSPEIRVPDGAGSHRSVVAKAFPISIDVEGYEQLAERPEVQERARQIRAGLGDPDTVFLGVDRLDYTKGIRHRLKAFGELLDEGTLRVGDAVLVQVASPSRERVAAYMQLRDEIELTVGRLNGTHATISHSAIAYLHHGYPREEMVALYLAADVMLVTALRDGMNLVAKEYVACRLRNDGVLVLSEFAGAADELKNALLINPHDIEGLKEAMVTAARMPRREQTTRMRALRRRVHDNDVAHWSTTFLDTLRHASHQSSAR, encoded by the coding sequence ATGACCGAACCGCAGCTGTACGACCTCGTCGTCGTCGCCAACCGCCTCCCCGTCGACCGGCAGACAGCCGCCGACGGCTCAATCGTCTGGGCGCGCTCGCCGGGTGGACTCGTCACCGCCCTCGAGCCCGTGATGGCCGCGGCCGAGGGCGCGTGGGTGGGCTGGGTGGGTGCTCCGGACACGGCGCCCGAGCCCTTCGACGTCGATGGCATCCGCCTCGTGCCGGTGCCGCTCAGCGCCGCCGAGATCGAGCTGTACTACGAGGGCTTCAGCAACGACACCCTGTGGCCGTTGTACCACGACGTCATCGCCGAGCCGAGCTTCCACCGCGAGTGGTGGGACGCCTACACGACGGTCAACCAGCGCTTCGCGGATGCCGCGGCGCGCATCGCGGCGCCGAGCGCGACGGTGTGGGTGCACGACTACCAGCTGCAGCTGGTGCCCCGCATGCTGCGCGAGGCGCGGCCCGATCTCACGATCGGCTACTTCCACCACATCCCGTTTCCGCCGTACGGCATCTACGCCCAGCTGCCGTGGCGCCGCCAGGTGGTCGAGGGGCTGCTCGGCGCCGACGTGATCGGCTTCCAGCGCGTCGCCGACGCGGGCAACTTCTCGCGCGCCGTGCGGCGCTTGCTGGGCTTCGCGGCGAAGAGCCCCGAGATCCGCGTGCCCGACGGTGCGGGCAGCCACCGCTCGGTCGTGGCGAAGGCCTTCCCGATCTCGATCGACGTCGAAGGCTACGAGCAGCTCGCGGAGCGGCCGGAGGTGCAGGAGCGCGCGCGGCAGATCCGCGCCGGCCTCGGTGACCCCGACACGGTCTTTCTCGGCGTCGACCGCCTCGACTACACGAAGGGCATCCGGCACCGTCTGAAGGCGTTCGGCGAGCTGCTCGACGAGGGCACCCTGCGGGTCGGCGACGCCGTGCTGGTGCAGGTCGCGAGTCCGAGCCGGGAGCGTGTGGCGGCGTACATGCAGCTGCGCGACGAGATCGAGCTGACGGTCGGGCGGCTCAACGGCACGCACGCGACGATCAGTCACAGCGCGATCGCCTACTTGCACCACGGCTACCCGCGCGAGGAGATGGTGGCGCTCTACCTGGCCGCCGACGTCATGCTCGTCACGGCGCTGCGCGACGGCATGAACCTCGTCGCGAAAGAGTACGTGGCCTGCCGCCTGCGCAACGACGGCGTGCTCGTGCTGAGCGAGTTCGCCGGTGCGGCCGACGAGCTGAAGAACGCGCTGCTCATCAACCCGCACGACATCGAGGGGCTGAAGGAGGCGATGGTCACCGCCGCCCGCATGCCCCGTCGCGAGCAGACGACACGGATGCGCGCCCTGCGCCGACGCGTGCACGACAACGACGTCGCCCACTGGTCGACCACCTTCCTCGACACGCTGCGGCACGCGAGCCACCAGTCGAGCGCCCGATGA
- a CDS encoding 3-oxoacyl-ACP reductase has protein sequence MSITPIDLTQRLKGKVAVITGGASGIGLATARRFAAEGATVVIGDMNPETGEAAAAEVGGLFVKVNVTDEAEVNNLFDTAQATYGSLDIAFNNAGISPPDDDSIETTELPAWDKVQEVNLKSVYLCSRAALRHMVQQQSGSIINTASFVAVMGSATSQISYTASKGGVLAMTRELGVQFARQGIRVNALCPGPVNTPLLQELFAKDPERAQRRLVHIPKGRFAEAEELAAAVAFLASDDASFITASTFLVDGGISGAYVTPL, from the coding sequence ATGAGCATCACCCCCATCGACCTGACGCAACGCCTCAAGGGCAAGGTCGCCGTCATCACCGGCGGCGCGAGCGGCATCGGCCTCGCCACTGCCCGCCGCTTCGCCGCCGAGGGCGCGACCGTCGTCATCGGCGACATGAACCCCGAGACCGGTGAGGCCGCGGCCGCCGAGGTCGGCGGCCTGTTCGTGAAGGTCAACGTGACCGACGAGGCCGAGGTCAACAATCTGTTCGACACGGCGCAGGCGACCTACGGCTCGCTCGACATCGCCTTCAACAACGCCGGCATCTCCCCGCCCGACGACGACTCGATCGAGACCACCGAGCTGCCCGCCTGGGACAAGGTGCAGGAGGTCAACCTCAAGAGCGTGTACCTGTGCTCGCGCGCGGCGCTGCGGCACATGGTGCAGCAGCAGTCGGGATCGATCATCAACACGGCGAGCTTCGTCGCCGTCATGGGCAGCGCGACCAGCCAGATCTCCTACACCGCGAGCAAGGGCGGCGTGCTCGCCATGACCCGGGAGCTCGGCGTGCAGTTCGCCCGGCAGGGCATCCGCGTCAACGCGCTCTGCCCCGGCCCGGTCAACACGCCGCTGCTGCAGGAGCTGTTCGCGAAGGACCCGGAGCGCGCCCAGCGCCGCCTCGTGCACATCCCGAAGGGCCGCTTCGCCGAGGCGGAGGAGCTCGCGGCCGCGGTCGCCTTCCTCGCCAGCGACGACGCCTCCTTCATCACCGCCTCGACGTTCCTCGTCGACGGCGGCATCAGCGGCGCCTACGTGACGCCGCTGTAG
- the otsB gene encoding trehalose-phosphatase codes for MTGPSAGEVDPELRAAITRVAGVDRLLVALDFDGTLAPEVDDPEAARALPAAGPVLAGLRALPGTTVALVSGRSLASLARVAEVDASVPLIGSHGLELRFGQGESPVPVDAAEAARVAALRVRLEPLVAAVEGAWIEEKPAGFAVHVRRVEGERASRLLAALRAETADERDLTVRAGKNVLEFAVRDATKGDGLAALRRRFAPDAVLFAGDDVTDEDALAVLGPGDVGIKVGAAPTIAAHRVADPASLVNVLRLLMSTRESPGSSR; via the coding sequence ATGACGGGACCGTCTGCGGGGGAGGTCGACCCGGAGCTGCGGGCCGCGATCACCCGCGTCGCGGGGGTCGACCGCCTGCTGGTCGCCCTCGATTTCGACGGCACGCTGGCGCCCGAGGTCGACGACCCCGAGGCCGCCCGCGCCCTGCCCGCCGCGGGCCCGGTGCTCGCCGGCCTGCGGGCGCTGCCCGGCACGACGGTCGCGCTCGTGTCGGGGCGCTCGCTCGCCAGCCTCGCCCGAGTGGCGGAGGTCGACGCGTCGGTGCCGCTGATCGGCTCGCACGGCCTCGAGCTGCGGTTCGGGCAGGGCGAGAGCCCCGTTCCGGTCGACGCGGCCGAGGCGGCGAGGGTCGCGGCGCTGCGCGTCCGGCTCGAGCCGCTCGTCGCTGCCGTCGAGGGTGCCTGGATCGAGGAGAAGCCCGCGGGCTTCGCCGTGCACGTGCGCCGTGTCGAGGGCGAGCGCGCATCCCGGCTGCTGGCGGCGTTGCGCGCGGAGACCGCCGATGAGCGCGATCTCACGGTGCGCGCGGGCAAGAACGTGCTCGAGTTCGCGGTGCGGGACGCGACGAAGGGGGACGGCCTCGCGGCGCTGCGGCGGAGATTCGCCCCTGACGCGGTGCTGTTCGCCGGCGACGACGTGACCGACGAGGATGCGCTCGCCGTGCTCGGACCCGGCGACGTCGGCATCAAGGTCGGGGCGGCGCCGACGATCGCGGCGCACCGCGTCGCGGATCCGGCCAGCCTGGTGAATGTTCTGAGGCTGCTGATGAGCACTCGGGAATCTCCCGGGAGCAGCCGGTAG
- a CDS encoding Na+/H+ antiporter subunit A, which yields MFIVLMVFGAAAVVLLPLARPLGRRVFAVAALVPLGAFLHTVLQAPAVLSGVESSLPVERWTWIAQLDLTLDVRMDTLSWVLALVVTGVGSLVMLYCAAYFGDDEPGLGRFAAVLLAFAGAMYGLVIADDVYLLFVLWEATSVFSYLLIGHYTHRRASRGAALQALVTTTLGGLVMLVGLVLLAVQAGTSSLTAILADLPAGPLTMTAIMLVLVGALSKSAIVPLHFWLPGAMAAPTPVSAYLHAAAMVKAGIYLIMRIAPAGVEVPGWREVLVVLGVLTLLLGGWAALKQTDLKLLLAYGTVSQLGLLVVVAGFGTRDTALAAIALLLSHALFKAALFLIVGIIDHEAGTRDLRKLSGLGRRLPWLAGLTALALASMAGVPPLVGFVAKETALHALLSAATGGAATGGAVAGGSAALDPAGQAWAAVALVGVVVGSVLTVAYSIRFFWGAFARKPDVDEVTDLAGATPAFVLAPAVLAISGLVLGPLAPLVGAGVAGYPALFPPTGGKPYELALWHGLTPELALSVLIVALGTLLFVVRAPVARLQARLAREYTASDAYWDSVGAVDRLAVRVTTLTQRGSLPFYLGVILVVFVAVTSTGLLLGGAVPGAIRLWDHPAQLAIGTVMIIAAIAATQAQKRFAALVVVGVTGLGMSATFALQGAPDLALTQILVEIVTLIAFVLVLRRLPARLGDRHGSSHKLLRAIIGIAVGTVMALIALVVAGSRIAAPISLGWPEAASVQGNGRNIVNVALVDLRAWDTLGELAVVIAAATGVASLLFLRGRGDAASRLGRAAAQQRIADRIARARAISEPGELRNAWILAGPTLDPRHRSILLEVVVRLTFHAIIVISLYLVFAGHNLPGGGFAGGLVAGLALVARYLAGGRYELGAAVPIGAGTVLGAGMILAAGTALVPLLLGAPPLTSAYWKGELWLLGEVSFVTSTIFDLGVYLIVIGLVLDVLRSLGSEVDRQGGDEFAPPGLPEPASRDTDRAAPAAARPRGGAR from the coding sequence ATGTTCATCGTCCTGATGGTGTTCGGTGCGGCCGCGGTCGTGCTCCTCCCGCTCGCCCGCCCTCTCGGCCGCCGCGTCTTCGCCGTCGCCGCGCTCGTGCCGCTCGGCGCGTTCCTCCACACCGTGCTGCAGGCGCCGGCCGTCCTGAGCGGGGTCGAGAGCAGCCTGCCCGTCGAGCGCTGGACCTGGATCGCCCAGCTCGACCTCACCCTCGACGTGCGCATGGACACCCTCTCGTGGGTGCTGGCGCTCGTGGTCACCGGCGTCGGCAGCCTCGTCATGCTGTACTGCGCCGCCTACTTCGGCGACGACGAGCCCGGTCTCGGCCGCTTCGCCGCCGTGCTCCTCGCCTTCGCCGGCGCCATGTACGGTCTCGTCATCGCCGACGACGTCTACCTGCTGTTCGTGCTGTGGGAGGCGACGAGCGTCTTCTCGTACCTGCTCATCGGCCACTACACCCATCGACGGGCGAGCCGCGGTGCTGCCCTGCAGGCGCTCGTCACCACGACCCTTGGCGGACTCGTCATGCTCGTCGGCCTCGTGCTGCTCGCGGTGCAGGCGGGCACGTCGAGTCTCACCGCGATCCTCGCCGACCTGCCGGCGGGCCCGCTCACGATGACCGCGATCATGCTCGTGCTCGTCGGGGCGCTGTCGAAGTCGGCGATCGTGCCCCTGCACTTCTGGCTGCCCGGTGCCATGGCCGCCCCCACCCCGGTGAGCGCGTACCTGCACGCGGCCGCGATGGTCAAGGCGGGCATCTACCTGATCATGCGGATCGCGCCCGCCGGCGTCGAGGTGCCCGGCTGGCGCGAGGTGCTCGTCGTGCTCGGCGTGCTCACCCTGCTGCTCGGCGGCTGGGCCGCGCTCAAGCAGACCGACCTGAAGCTGCTGCTCGCCTACGGCACGGTCAGCCAGCTCGGACTGCTCGTCGTCGTTGCCGGTTTCGGCACCCGCGATACGGCGCTCGCCGCCATCGCGCTGCTGCTGTCGCACGCTCTGTTCAAGGCGGCGCTCTTCCTCATCGTGGGCATCATCGACCACGAGGCGGGCACGCGCGACCTGCGCAAGCTCTCGGGTCTCGGCCGGCGCCTGCCCTGGCTCGCCGGCCTCACCGCGCTCGCGCTCGCCTCGATGGCGGGGGTGCCGCCGCTCGTGGGCTTCGTCGCGAAGGAGACGGCGCTGCATGCGCTGCTCAGCGCGGCCACCGGCGGCGCAGCGACGGGTGGCGCAGTCGCGGGCGGGAGCGCTGCGCTCGACCCCGCGGGTCAGGCGTGGGCGGCCGTCGCGCTCGTGGGCGTGGTCGTCGGCTCGGTGCTGACCGTCGCGTACAGCATCCGCTTCTTCTGGGGCGCCTTCGCCCGCAAGCCCGACGTCGACGAGGTGACCGATCTCGCGGGAGCGACCCCCGCCTTCGTGCTCGCGCCGGCCGTGCTGGCGATCAGCGGCCTCGTGCTCGGGCCGCTCGCACCGCTCGTCGGCGCGGGCGTCGCCGGCTACCCGGCGCTCTTCCCGCCCACCGGGGGCAAGCCCTACGAGCTGGCCCTGTGGCACGGGCTCACCCCCGAGCTCGCCCTCTCCGTGCTGATCGTCGCCCTCGGCACCCTGCTGTTCGTCGTCCGCGCGCCCGTCGCCCGGCTGCAGGCGCGGCTCGCTCGCGAGTACACCGCGAGTGACGCCTACTGGGACTCGGTCGGCGCCGTCGACCGCCTCGCGGTGCGCGTCACCACGCTGACCCAGCGCGGCTCACTGCCGTTCTACCTCGGGGTGATCCTCGTCGTCTTCGTCGCCGTGACCAGCACGGGGCTGCTGCTCGGCGGTGCGGTGCCCGGGGCGATCCGGCTCTGGGATCACCCGGCGCAGCTCGCCATCGGAACCGTCATGATCATCGCTGCGATCGCGGCCACCCAGGCGCAGAAGCGCTTCGCCGCGCTCGTCGTCGTCGGGGTCACCGGCCTCGGGATGTCGGCCACGTTCGCCCTCCAGGGCGCCCCCGACCTCGCGCTCACGCAGATCCTCGTCGAGATCGTCACCCTCATCGCCTTCGTGCTGGTGCTGCGCCGCCTGCCCGCCCGCCTCGGCGACCGGCACGGCAGCTCGCACAAGCTGCTGCGCGCCATCATCGGCATCGCGGTCGGCACGGTCATGGCGCTCATCGCCCTCGTCGTCGCCGGCTCGCGCATCGCTGCGCCCATCTCCCTCGGCTGGCCCGAGGCCGCCTCCGTGCAGGGCAACGGCCGCAACATCGTCAACGTGGCCCTCGTCGACCTGCGGGCCTGGGACACGCTCGGCGAGCTCGCCGTCGTGATCGCCGCTGCCACCGGCGTCGCGAGCCTGCTGTTCCTCCGCGGCCGGGGCGACGCCGCCTCCCGCCTCGGTCGCGCAGCCGCGCAGCAGCGCATCGCCGACCGCATCGCCCGCGCCCGCGCGATCTCCGAGCCGGGCGAGCTGCGCAACGCCTGGATCCTCGCCGGCCCGACGCTCGACCCGCGCCACCGGTCGATCCTGCTCGAGGTGGTCGTACGGCTCACCTTCCACGCGATCATCGTCATCTCGCTCTACCTCGTCTTCGCCGGGCACAACCTCCCCGGCGGCGGCTTCGCGGGCGGACTCGTCGCCGGGCTCGCGCTCGTCGCGCGCTACCTCGCCGGCGGACGCTACGAGCTCGGAGCCGCCGTGCCGATCGGCGCGGGCACTGTGCTCGGGGCGGGCATGATCCTCGCCGCGGGCACCGCCCTGGTGCCGCTGCTGCTCGGGGCGCCGCCGCTGACCTCCGCCTACTGGAAGGGCGAGCTGTGGCTGCTGGGCGAGGTCTCGTTCGTGACCTCGACGATCTTCGACCTCGGCGTGTACCTCATCGTGATCGGCCTCGTGCTCGACGTGCTGCGCAGCCTCGGCAGCGAGGTCGACCGGCAGGGGGGCGACGAGTTCGCGCCTCCGGGGCTGCCGGAGCCCGCATCCCGCGATACCGACCGCGCCGCGCCCGCCGCCGCCCGACCCCGCGGAGGTGCCCGATGA
- a CDS encoding Na(+)/H(+) antiporter subunit C: MTVSLALVVVMAALIACGVYLLLERSLTRVVLGFLLVGNGVNLLILIMAGPAGFAPIYDESLAPEEYSDPLPQALILTAIVITFAVSAFLLALIYRSWRLANADDVSDDADDVALREGAVTMPLEETAPDEGDTDFPVDEAAGEPVAPAPVADGEPQPADVETGGAR, translated from the coding sequence ATGACCGTCTCCCTCGCCCTCGTGGTCGTCATGGCCGCGCTCATCGCCTGCGGCGTCTACCTGCTGCTCGAGCGCAGCCTGACGCGCGTCGTCCTGGGCTTCCTGCTCGTTGGCAACGGAGTCAACCTGCTGATCCTGATCATGGCCGGGCCGGCCGGGTTCGCCCCCATCTACGACGAGTCGCTCGCGCCGGAGGAGTACTCCGACCCGCTGCCGCAGGCGCTCATCCTCACCGCGATCGTCATCACGTTCGCGGTCTCGGCCTTCCTCCTCGCGCTCATCTACCGCTCGTGGCGCCTTGCCAACGCCGACGACGTGTCCGACGACGCCGACGACGTGGCGCTGCGCGAGGGCGCGGTCACCATGCCGCTGGAGGAGACGGCGCCCGACGAGGGCGACACCGACTTCCCGGTCGACGAGGCCGCCGGCGAGCCGGTCGCCCCCGCCCCGGTGGCGGATGGGGAGCCGCAGCCCGCGGACGTCGAGACGGGAGGCGCCCGATGA
- a CDS encoding Na+/H+ antiporter subunit D, with translation MEALVPLVVLVPLFAAALTLVLGRRARPQRIVAALALTAVLGISVALLIGVDAEGAVVVEAGNWATPLGIVLVVDRLSALMLVVSSVVLLAVLIFSIGQGLADGDDETPVSIYYPTYLILTTGVMVAFIAGDLFNLYVGFEILLVASYVLITLGGTRSRIRAGVTYVIVSLLSSILFLAAIGMVYGALGTVNLAQVAERVQELPLDVQILLHVMLLVAFGIKAAVFPLSFWLPDSYPSAPAPVTAAFAGLLTKIGVYAIIRLETVIFPTPELNPALLVVALLTMVVGALGAVAQADIKRILSFTLVSHIGYMILGVALGTVAGTAAAIYYIVHHIVVQTTLFLAAGLVEREAGSTSITRIGGLLASAPLVAVLFFIPALNLGGIPPFSGFIGKLGLFQATAVQGDALAYTLIGGGALVSLLTLYALVRVWNLVFWRPAGDVEGDETRLLRSVEEAPDAPVTTETRATPRLMTLSTAGMVVVSLALTVFAGPLYALSDRAAADLDGPDAYVVVVLGDLTEEEGR, from the coding sequence ATGGAGGCCCTCGTTCCGCTCGTCGTCCTCGTGCCGCTGTTCGCCGCGGCCCTCACGCTCGTGCTCGGGCGCCGCGCCCGCCCGCAGCGCATCGTCGCCGCGCTCGCGCTGACCGCGGTGCTCGGCATCAGCGTCGCGCTGCTCATCGGCGTCGACGCGGAGGGGGCGGTCGTCGTCGAGGCGGGCAACTGGGCCACGCCGCTCGGCATCGTGCTCGTCGTCGACCGGCTCTCGGCGCTCATGCTCGTGGTGTCGTCGGTCGTGCTGCTCGCGGTGCTGATCTTCTCCATCGGTCAGGGTCTGGCTGACGGCGATGACGAGACGCCGGTCTCGATCTACTACCCGACCTACCTGATCCTGACCACGGGCGTGATGGTCGCCTTCATCGCGGGCGACCTGTTCAACCTCTACGTCGGCTTCGAGATCCTCCTCGTCGCGAGCTACGTACTCATCACCCTCGGGGGCACGCGGTCCCGCATCCGCGCCGGCGTCACCTATGTCATCGTCAGCCTGCTGTCGTCGATCCTGTTCCTCGCCGCGATCGGCATGGTCTACGGCGCGCTCGGCACGGTGAACCTCGCGCAGGTGGCCGAGCGCGTGCAGGAGCTGCCGCTCGACGTGCAGATCCTGCTGCACGTCATGCTGCTCGTGGCCTTCGGCATCAAGGCGGCCGTCTTCCCGCTGTCGTTCTGGCTGCCCGACAGCTACCCCTCGGCACCGGCGCCGGTCACCGCGGCCTTCGCGGGCCTGCTCACCAAGATCGGCGTCTACGCGATCATCCGGCTCGAGACGGTCATCTTCCCGACCCCGGAGCTGAATCCCGCGCTGCTCGTCGTCGCGCTGCTGACCATGGTGGTCGGCGCCCTCGGCGCGGTGGCCCAGGCCGACATCAAGCGGATCCTGTCGTTCACCCTCGTCAGCCACATCGGCTACATGATCCTCGGCGTCGCCCTCGGAACGGTGGCGGGAACCGCGGCGGCGATCTACTACATCGTCCACCACATCGTCGTGCAGACCACTCTCTTCCTCGCCGCTGGCCTGGTCGAGCGCGAGGCGGGCAGCACCTCCATCACGCGCATCGGCGGGCTGCTGGCGAGCGCGCCGCTCGTCGCGGTGCTGTTCTTCATCCCGGCCCTCAACCTCGGCGGCATCCCGCCGTTCTCCGGCTTCATCGGCAAGCTCGGCCTGTTCCAGGCCACCGCCGTGCAGGGCGATGCTCTCGCCTACACGCTCATCGGCGGCGGGGCGCTCGTGTCGCTGCTGACCCTCTACGCCCTCGTCCGGGTCTGGAACCTGGTGTTCTGGCGTCCGGCCGGCGATGTCGAGGGCGACGAGACGCGACTGCTGCGGTCCGTCGAGGAGGCGCCCGATGCGCCGGTGACGACGGAGACCCGCGCGACGCCGCGCCTCATGACCCTCAGCACGGCGGGCATGGTCGTCGTCAGCCTGGCGCTCACCGTCTTCGCGGGCCCGCTCTACGCGCTCTCCGACCGGGCCGCCGCCGACCTCGACGGGCCCGACGCCTACGTCGTCGTCGTGCTCGGCGATCTGACCGAGGAGGAGGGCCGATGA